From the Platichthys flesus chromosome 6, fPlaFle2.1, whole genome shotgun sequence genome, one window contains:
- the alpk3a gene encoding alpha-protein kinase 3 codes for MTSRRPMTRTYSGSGRTSSFSDEEGNGSNGRSEGRSSYLSSVRPENRSTLCSVMAQLTEDIQPSFDTTLKTKAVSENCNVKFTCVVSGHPAPELKWYKDDMEMDRYCGLPKYEILRNGKNHTLHIYNCTLDDAAIYQVSASNSKGIVSCSGVLEVGTMSEFLIHQRFFAKLKQKAENKKKDFEDHSKKNDKDNKTNSPERPPRKRHIPPPPPTQDEPGAGDKIGAVAEPNGVTVEENDREPVTSVDSSLENEDALAEKKIKISNGVDVGVSSNSSSNSSRSHMMGNGGENCYDGGIGLAQFLAEALQSQAAEEKQNSSCGEKPKEMNVNDGKEKERMQKEREEQEKALEEVYEKRKEEGLAAERENERKRSSEMLHTTGHGKHHNKAHKGHDHHNMQASLSSMLHTVKDFFFGKNKKDSHDHTENKETEFDNDSLQPLQPEMPPSFRLHQEPYPDVHTPSREDVLPMETDHPQEPSEGVDMVQLLHEHKSEDSFLHADQPPDHKPQPEPTEESPGQSVKVAVEPAEAVDLSEATGSSRPSEDMSLSEPEVLTEIEHKDSQEASVINLRETGCQIDSPQPNQQTSRDESSPREDISAPEKQTTAPHEEHPPASLITGFEDSSIPPNSVISVTGSHSLGRATQEEQLNIDSMGEVTEDGPSSSSKLCEEEKAEVKFPVSDTKRSEVTELTPNSVEERAEPCEYRTPDQVLSPLPAVASCAAEEDCVKEETECTTIIQEMIVGFPAASAQEGLGEVDLKLQHECSPSAGEESEQGHNFSAAQSSGTGFRSSEDRSDWKEALNCALENSLEGNLRNNVNTQEQVILEGENTEARGERSQFEEMQKKVEQMDESKTKTEGSEAEVSEEHSEITPQEGSERQLGWPSVNIPTIQISTVEDTADIQPTVPDVNQHKHFIIPKIEIMEPELYNSTVLELNKQESDLAMLQNHDATHMSEMIIQELSVSDSPGPPPTQKSMQCNNSPTEKVTEVAQLQEETKISEQGHPHKQSSEQLPQMENAIIPVINVTCTDDKEDHAFVNANVAHALEPFETPTVPLFVVPPISVTCHEGDPGLGLPTHSEWTETETSDATQSGTKHNGVNDLGTKPEKSLSRKQAEDVAEKIIKENTLLCEALTPKAGNNVPSSKKTTEDNTVPEIPKIKPLKEPKIENSVCEEVQRSRPSVDRLSSKPPAHPSLSPGSLRKFMSKAVQDSDSETGTAVPVITMGDRQSDRVDEDFSGGSTPTTSLSCENSPRMKRRDSLSLIRSATPEELASGARRKIFILKPKEDGEGAVLGALDTQGKKETPYMSPSQARRAALLQAPKGQNTPPMERRSPLLNRRKATLEVPKVTDETPKEESVPKKEEKPAEKKLDPLKAPQVIRKIRGEPFPDASGHLKLWCQFFNVLSDSVIKWYREEEMILEVKRSGGDESQVALAIVLASNQDCGVYGCTINNEYGTDTTDFLLSVDVLSDILLKEDLEVGEEIEMTPLLFTKGLVDCGSWGDKYFGRIMTEAVHLGEGCARKASKVRVIYGLDPVFDSGSNCIIKIKNPIAYGTKQESNLAERNLEITKQECKVQNMIREYCKIFTAEARDNENFGFSLEVIPQYLMYRPANSVPYATVETNLDGVFQKYCMMDPKGQLITQTVSEMEQKCSSFQHWIHEWTHGNLLVTRLDGVETKLTNVRVVTKSKGYQGLTECGSPEVFDQFLTQHQCNYYCGLLCLRSLKPMDSLQQSTKIKGSRSPLLNRKLGAGSPQLQRKGQSPLMSRKATSSPKVTRKVQETEDNKSDTKTKPAETADAPEVQ; via the exons ATGACTTCGAGAAGGCCAATGACTCGGACTTATTCTGGCAGTGGGAGGACAAGCAGCTTCAGCGATGAGGAGGGCAACGGTTCTAATGGCCGTTCAGAAGGTCGCAGTAGTTACCTCTCCAGTGTTAGGCCTGAAAACAG GAGCACGTTGTGCAGCGTCATGGCTCAGCTGACCGAGGACATACAGCCGTCCTTTGACACCACCTTGAAAACCAAGGCAGTGTCGGAAAACTGCAACGTGAAGTTCACCTGTGTGGTGTCAG GTCACCCAGCTCCAGAACTGAAGTGGTATAAAGATGATATGGAGATGGACCGGTACTGTGGACTCCCAAAATATGAAATTCTACGGAATGGAAAAAATCACACCCTTCATATTTACAA CTGCACATTGGACGATGCAGCCATCTATCAGGTGTCAGCCAGCAACAGTAAAGGCATTGTCTCCTGCTCGGGAGTTCTGGAGGTTGGCACCATGAGCGAGTTCTTGATCCACCAGCGTTTTTTTGCCAAGCTGAAGCAGAAAGCAGAGAATAAGAAGAAAGATTTTGAAGATCACTCCAAAAAGAATgataaagacaacaaaacaaacagcccagAGCGTCCTCCAAGGAAGCGGCACATCCCGCCACCACCACCGACACAGGATGAGCCTGGTGCCGGGGATAAAATTGGAGCCGTTGCAGAACCTAATGGTGTAACCGTGGAAGAAAATGACAGGGAACCTGTCACATCCGTAGATAGCAGCCTGGAGAACGAAGACGCCCTGGctgagaagaaaataaagatcTCAAATGGTGTAGATGTTGGTGTTAGCAGCAACAGTAGCAGCAACAGTAGCAGAAGCCATATGATGGGGAACGGAGGTGAAAACTGTTACGATGGAGGAATCGGTTTGGCCCAGTTTTTGGCAGAGGCGCTCCAGTCTCAGGCTgctgaggagaaacagaacTCTTCTTGTGGGGAGAAACCTAAAGAGATGAATGTGAATGAtggcaaagagaaagagaggatgcAAAAGGAACGAGAAGAACAAGAGAAAGCTCTGGAGGAAGTgtatgagaaaagaaaagaagagggcTTGGCTGCggaaagagagaatgaaagaaaacgGTCGTCAGAGATGTTGCACACAACAGGCCACGGTAAGCATCACAACAAGGCTCATAAGGGTCATGACCATCACAACATGCAGGCCTCCCTCTCCTCGATGCTCCACACCGTCAAAGACTTCTTCTTTGGTAAGAATAAGAAAGACTCTCATGATCACACTGAGAACAAAGAGACCGAGTTTGACAACGACTCACTTCAGCCTCTTCAACCGGAAATGCCGCCGTCATTTAGGCTGCACCAGGAACCGTATCCAGACGTACACACACCTTCCAGAGAGGATGTTTTACCCATGGAAACAGATCATCCACAGGAGCCTTCAGAAGGTGTGGATATGGTTCAACTATTGCATGAACACAAGAGTGAAGACAGTTTTCTGCACGCGGACCAGCCACCAGATCATAAACCGCAACCTGAGCCCACAGAAGAGTCCCCAGGTCAGAGTGTCAAGGTCGCTGTTGAGCCAGCGGAGGCCGTGGATCTGTCAGAGGCGACCGGGAGCAGCAGGCCAAGTGAAGACATGTCATTGTCCGAGCCTGAAGTCCTCACCGAG ATTGAGCACAAAGATTCTCAGGAAGCCTCAGTCATCAACCTGCGAGAAACAGGATGTCAAATAGATTCACCTCAGCCCAATCAACAGACTTCAAGGGACGAATCTTCACCCAGAGAAGATATATCTGCCCCTGAAAAGCAGACCACAGCCCCACATGAAGAACATCCCCCTGCATCCCTTATCACTGGGTTTGAAGATAGCTCGATTCCCCCTAACAGTGTTATCTCGGTGACAGGCAGCCACAGCCTTGGACGAGCAACCCAAGAGGAGCAGCTGAACATCGATTCAATGGGCGAGGTCACAGAGGACggcccttcctcctccagcaaGTTGTGTGAGGAAGAGAAAGCTGAAGTGAAATTTCCAGTCTCAGATACAAAGAGATCCGAGGTTACTGAATTGACACCAAATTCAGTggaagagagagcagagccgtGTGAGTACAGGACACCAGATCAGGTGCTTTCACCTCTGCCTGCGGTAGCCTCGTGCGCTGCAGAGGAAGATTGTGtgaaagaagagacagaatgtACCACAATCATTCAGGAAATGATTGTGGGATTTCCGGCTGCCTCAGCCCAAGAGGGTTTGGGTGAGGTTGACCTAAAATTGCAGCACGAATGCTCTCcttctgcaggagaggagagtgaaCAAGGCCACAACTTCAGTGCAGCGCAGAGTTCAGGCACAGGTTTTAGGAGCAGTGAAGACAGAAGTGACTGGAAAGAGGCGTTGAACTGTGCTTTAGAGAACAGTTTAGAGGGTAACTTGCGAAACAATGTGAACACACAAGAGCAGGTGATTTTAGAAGGCGAGAACACTGAAGCGAGAGGTGAGCGTTCACAGTTTGAAGAGATGCAGAAGAAAGTAGAACAGATGgatgaatcaaaaacaaaaactgaggGAAGTGAAGCTGAGGTTTCGGAGGAGCACAGTGAAATTACACCTCAAGAAGGTAGCGAGAGACAGCTGGGTTGGCCCTCAGTCAATATTCCAACAATCCAAATATCAACTGTTGAAGACACAGCAGATATTCAACCAACTGTGCCAGATGTAAACcaacataaacattttataatccCAAAAATTGAGATAATGGAGCCTGAGCTCTACAACAGCACTGTCCTGGAATTGAATAAGCAAGAATCAGATCTGGCAATGTTGCAAAACCATGATGCAACTCATATGTCAGAAATGATAATCCAAGAATTGAGCGTGTCTGATTCTCCAGGCCCGCCGCCCACGCAGAAAAGTATGCAATGTAATAATTCACCGACAGAGAAAGTAACGGAAGTTGCACAATTACAGGAAGAGACTAAGATATCAGAGCAGGGGCATCCGCACAAGCAAAGCAGTGAACAGCTCCCTCAGATGGAGAATGCAATAATTCCTGTTATAAATGTGACATGCACTGATGACAAGGAGGATCATGCATTTGTAAATGCCAATGTTGCCCATGCACTGGAGCCTTTCGAAACTCCAACCGTGCCTTTGTTTGTGGTGCCACCGATCTCTGTCACTTGTCATGAAGGGGATCCAGGCCTCGGCCTGCCCACACACAGTGAGTGGACAGAAACCGAAACTTCAGATGCCACGCAAAGTGGAACAAAGCACAATGGAGTCAATGACTTGGGGACAAAGCCTGAAAAAAGTCTGAGTAGGAAACAGGCTGAAGATGTGGCAGAGAAGATTATAAAGGAGAACACTTTGCTATGTGAAGCTCTAACACCAAAGGCTGGCAACAATGTGCCATCGTCCAAAAAGACAACAGAAGACAATACTGTTCCTGAAATTCCTAAGATAAAACCTCTTAAAGAGCCCAAAATAGAGAATTCAGTGTGTGAGGAAGTGCAGAGAAGCAGACCTTCTGTTGACAGACTCAGCTCCAAACCTCCAGCACATCCCTCACTGAGTCCAGGCAGTCTGCGCAAATTCATGTCCAAAGCTGTTCAGGActcagacagtgagacagggaCGGCTGTCCCTGTCATCACTATGGGGGATCGTCAGAGTGACAGGGTAGACGAAGATTTCAGTGGAGGCTCCACGCCGACTACGTCCCTCTCCTGTGAAAATAGTCCCCGGATGAAAAGAAGAGACAGCCTGTCCCTTATACGCTCTGCCACGCCTGAGGAGCTGGCCTCCGGCGCTCGCCGCAAAATCTTCATCCTAAAGCCTAAAGAGGATGGAGAAGGAGCCGTGCTTGGTGCGCTGGACACTCAAGGCAAGAAGGAGACCCCCTACATGTCACCCAGCCAGGCTCGCAGGGCGGCGTTATTACAAGCTCCAAAAGGACAGAATACACCCCCAATGGAGAGGCGCTCTCCGCTGCTGAACCGCAGGAAGGCCACGCTGGAGGTACCAAAGGTCACGGACGAGACTCCCAAGGAGGAATCAGTCccaaagaaagaggaaaaaccaGCTGAAAAGAAGCTAGACCCATTGAAAg CTCCACAGGTGATTCGAAAGATCAGGGGTGAGCCCTTCCCAGACGCCTCTGGACATCTGAAGCTGTGGTGCCAGTTCTTCAACGTACTCAGTGACTCCGTCATCAAGTGgtacagagaggaggaaatgatACTGGAGGTGAAGAGAAG CGGAGGCGATGAAAGCCAAGTGGCGCTGGCTATTGTCCTGGCATCCAACCAAGACTGTGGGGTATACGGCTGTACTATCAATAATGAATACGGGACTGACACCACCGACTTCCTGCTCAGCGTAGACG TTCTCTCAGATATTCTGCTAAAAGAGGATTTGGAAG TGGGAGAGGAGATCGAGATGACGCCACTGCTGTTCACCAAAGGCCTGGTGGACTGCGGGAGCTGGGGCGACAAGTACTTTGGCCGCATCATGACCGAAGCGGTGCACCTCGGGGAGGGCTGCGCTCGGAAAGCCAGTAAAGTGAGGGTCATCTACGGCCTCGATCCCGTCTTTGACTCCGGAAGCAACTGTATTATCAAAATTAAAAACCCCATCGCGTACGGGACTAAACAAGAGAGCAACCTGGCTGAGAGGAACCTAGAGATCACTAAGCAA GAATGCAAAGTCCAAAACATGATACGAGAATACTGTAAAATCTTTACGGCAGAGGCGAGAGATAATGAGAACTTTGGCTTTTCATTAGA AGTGATCCCTCAGTATCTCATGTACCGGCCTGCAAACTCTGTGCCGTACGCCACAGTGGAGACCAACCTTGATGGAGTCTTTCAAAAGTATTGCATGATGGATCCTAAAGGCCAGCTGATCACACAAACCGTATCTGAGATGGAGCAGAAATGCAGCTCCTTCCAGCACTGGATCCATGAGTGGACACACGGCAATCTGCTCGTCACTCGACTGGACG GTGTCGAAACAAAGCTAACAAATGTTAGAGTTGTGACCAAGTCAAAAGG ATACCAGGGGTTGACAGAGTGCGGCTCTCCCGAAGTGTTCGACCAGTTCCTGACACAGCACCAGTGCAACTACTATTGTGGACTTCTCTGCCTGCGCTCCCTGAAGCCTATGGATAGTCTGCAGCAGTCCACCAAGATAAAGGGGTCCCGGAGCCCCCTCCTCAACCGCAAGTTAGGCGCAGGCAGCCCACAGCTGCAGCGTAAAGGACAAAGCCCTCTGATGTCGAGAAAGGCCACCTCCAGCCCCAAAGTGACCAGAAAAGTTCAGGAAACAGAAGACAACAAATCAGACACCAAAACCAAACCTGCAGAAACTGCTGATGCTCCTGAAGTGCAATAG
- the malt3 gene encoding mucosa-associated lymphoid tissue lymphoma translocation protein 1 — MIKELHIGRQPQSVCVPVNHKVTLSVRAEGSGLLSYQWFTDDDQEVPGGTQPDLTINAIKTQRYVCRANDYYCNCVFSKWVKVKVWDIDKSGLPAHWQGELHIAVNPKPQTIRPDRKLTLSCVAFGIPAPEYQWYRNGLPLLNMTGDTLQIDCATAAHAGSYLCSLSNKLQEIWTTAVDVDVGNFYFAFVLATDKVALLIGNLNYSNHPSLMAPIMDVHELSNLLQQLGFRVVSLLDLTREEMLAAIEKFIQLLDTGVYGLFYYAGHGYECSGRNYLVPVDAPQPYQPENCVCVQRVMFQMQQKQTALSVILLDTCRKWYNQDRIPSVIMPQKPIGNTVYGYGTCEDAEAFEVQEGVKSTGIFTKYLNKHILQSDKVTHVLEKVSEDLGRDPLVTGKQAVEIKHTLKEPLSLADPVCTTGHTKELHLRDVCWRQANELPRKKRLRFLCGVEVEVGFSALFSNVLVAFATVKTVGPRTHDCTVALSSIPPLEDIFSGPGRSEEMDSLLFSNSNNPDCSVRICALQKLKESLIIKVDLHYTHTVSKLRQTECQHLDTGRPLVASCKLYRGGSHAATHRKHEGASAQSGGRVSGSKATVAGPRRPFTRKAECAAKVAVTRSNEPEENDENELCDFTPP, encoded by the exons ATGATCAAAG agcTTCACATAGGGCGCCAacctcagtctgtgtgtgtccctgtgaaccaCAAGGTGACTCTGAGTGTCCGAGCTGAGGGCTCCGGTCTCCTCAGCTACCAGTGGTTCACTGACGATGACCAGGAG GTGCCTGGCGGGACTCAACCAGACCTGACAATCAACGCTATAAAAACCCAGCGCTATGTGTGCAGAGCGAACGACTACTACTGTAACTGCGTGTTCAGCAAATGGGTGAAAGTGAAGGTGTGGGACATTGATAAATCAG GTTTACCAGCGCACTGGCAGGGCGAGCTGCACATTGCGGTCAACCCAAAACCCCAGACCATCCGACCAGATAGAAAACTCACCCTCAGCTGCGTTGCCTTTGGCATTCCTGCTCCGGAGTACCAGTGGTACAGAAATGGTCTGCCCCTGCTCAACATGACCGGAGATACGCTGCAG ATTGACTGTGCAACAGCTGCACATGCCGGATCCTACCTGTGCTCGTTGTCTAACAAGCTGCAGGAGATATGGACGACAGCAGTCGACGTTGATGTTGGTAA TTTCtactttgcttttgttttagcCACAGACAAAGTTGCCCTACTTATTGGCAACCTGAATTACTCCAACCACCCCAGCTTGATGGCCCCCATCATGGACGTGCACGAGCTGTCcaacctcctgcagcagctcggctTCCGAGTGGTTTCCCTGCTCGACCTCACCAGGGAGGAGATGCTAGCAGCCATTGAAAAGTTCATCCAGCTGCTTGACACAGGAGTTTATG GCCTTTTCTACTATGCGGGTCACGGTTATGAGTGCTCTGGGAGGAATTACTTGGTCCCTGTTGATGCTCCACAGCCATACCAAcctgaaaactgtgtgtgtgtgcagagggtCATGTTCCaaatgcagcagaaacagaCAGCACTGAGCGTGATCCTCCTGGATACCTGCAGAAAGTG GTACAACCAGGATCGCATACCTTCCGTCATCATGCCACAGAAACCCATTGGGAACACAGTTTATGGTTACGGCAC ATGTGAAGATGCTGAGGCTTTTGAGGTGCAGGAAGGAGTGAAAAGCACTGGAATCTTCACTAAGTACTTGAACAAGCACATCCTGCAGTCCGACAAGGTCACACACGTCTTAGAGAAGGTGTCTGAGg ATCTGGGCAGGGACCCTTTAGTTACAGGTAAGCAGGCGGTGGAGATCAAGCACACCCTGAAGGAACCCCTATCCCTCGCAGATCCAGTTTGCACCACTGGCCACACAAAGGAACTCCACCTGCGAGATGTCTGCTGGAGACAAGCCAATG AGCTACCACGGAAGAAGCGGCTGAGGTTTCTCTGCGGAGTGGAAGTGGAAGTTGGCTTCTCAGCtttgttctctaacgtcttggTGGCGTTTGCCACCGTGAAGACTGTCGGCCCCCGAACGCACGACTGCACCGTGGCTCTGAGCAGTATACCt CCTTTGGAAGACATATTTTCTGGCCCTGGCCGGTCAGAGGAGATGGACTCTCTACTTTTTAGCAACTCCAATAATCCAGACTGCTCTGTGAGGATCTGCGCACTTCAGAAGCTGAAG GAGTCGCTGATCATCAAGGTGGATCTACACTATACCCACACGGTCAGTAAGCTGCGTCAGACGGAGTGCCAACACTTGGACACGGGAAGACCTCTGGTGGCGTCCTGCAAATTATACAGAGGGGGGAGTCACGCAGCGACGCACAGGAAACACGAAGGGGCCTCAGCTCAAAGTGGGGGCAGAGTGTCAGGCAGCAAGGCGACTGTGGCTGGTCCACGTCGGCCTTTCACCAGGAAGGCAGAGTGTGCCGCTAAGGTCGCAGTGACACGAAGCAACGAGCCCGAAGAGAACGATGAGAATGAACTTTGCGACTTCACTCCTCCATAA